The following proteins are co-located in the Fibrobacter sp. UWB15 genome:
- a CDS encoding LD-carboxypeptidase, with product MVIKLNSIHRVAFVALTATVFGLALTACSDDSSSGTSAGESDTKPLAECSAPAFLKKGDKVALLSPSYSTPDSNIQNTAAALKEWGFEPVIGKNVGKLDAGKYAGTAQERADDFIAALKDTSIKAILCNRGGYGTIQLVDLIDQKLVSDNPKWLIGFSDITTLHAMETKAGVMSIHGTMSSFIGKTRGTDDNSTLLQDLLKGTVPTYKVPKHKYNQTGKAEGILVGGNMATFVPLVGASDIDVFQNDGIILFMEEVGESLHNIDRMFNALELHGVMENVKGVVLGEFVDSGTDLNYETTEEMLSKYLKKYDIPVMCGFPAGHDDVNVPIVMGAKVKMDVKDDGATLSFDMDGEKKTVDTGKLTNEPVLSKALRKMLAGKIFAIEE from the coding sequence ATGGTTATCAAATTAAATTCTATCCATAGAGTGGCATTTGTCGCATTGACTGCAACCGTTTTCGGGCTTGCCCTTACCGCGTGTTCCGACGACAGTTCCAGCGGCACTTCCGCTGGGGAATCCGACACAAAACCCCTAGCCGAATGTTCGGCGCCCGCTTTCCTCAAGAAGGGCGACAAGGTGGCGCTGCTATCGCCCTCTTACTCCACACCCGATTCAAACATCCAGAATACCGCCGCCGCCTTGAAGGAATGGGGCTTTGAACCTGTTATCGGCAAGAATGTGGGTAAGCTGGATGCAGGCAAGTACGCAGGCACCGCCCAGGAACGTGCCGACGACTTTATCGCTGCCCTCAAGGATACGAGCATCAAGGCAATTCTCTGCAACCGTGGCGGTTACGGCACCATCCAACTGGTGGACCTTATCGACCAGAAGCTGGTATCGGACAATCCCAAGTGGCTTATCGGTTTCAGCGACATCACCACATTGCACGCCATGGAGACCAAAGCGGGAGTCATGAGCATTCACGGCACAATGAGTTCGTTTATCGGAAAGACCCGTGGCACAGACGACAACAGCACCCTTTTGCAGGATTTGCTCAAGGGGACAGTGCCTACCTACAAAGTTCCTAAACACAAGTATAACCAGACAGGAAAAGCCGAAGGTATTCTCGTAGGCGGTAACATGGCCACCTTCGTCCCGCTGGTGGGTGCAAGCGATATCGATGTTTTCCAGAACGACGGAATCATCCTGTTCATGGAAGAAGTCGGAGAATCCCTGCACAATATAGACCGCATGTTCAACGCGCTGGAACTCCACGGCGTTATGGAGAACGTGAAGGGCGTGGTTCTCGGCGAATTCGTGGATTCGGGAACGGACTTGAATTATGAAACTACCGAAGAAATGCTATCCAAGTATCTCAAGAAATACGACATCCCGGTGATGTGCGGATTCCCCGCGGGGCACGACGACGTGAATGTTCCCATTGTCATGGGGGCAAAGGTCAAGATGGACGTGAAGGATGACGGAGCAACGCTCTCGTTCGACATGGACGGTGAAAAGAAGACAGTGGATACAGGCAAGTTGACCAATGAGCCGGTTCTTTCGAAGGCTCTCCGCAAGATGCTGGCCGGCAAAATCTTTGCCATTGAGGAATAA
- a CDS encoding glycoside hydrolase family 3 protein, translated as MKFKKYITLVFSLSSLVLLTACGDDSSSASNSGEESSALNIDKMTLREKVGQMFFVRPEALDTSIHWEAYADLPDFKLQQVNKTMTAVNKDYPIGGMILYAHNIVDEKQLAAFIKEIRRLNGSPLLAIDEEGGRVARIANNENFDVPKYESMEAIAKSGDPNEAYKAAFTIGSYVKEYGFDIDFAPVADVNTNPDNVIIGPRAFSDDPETAADFVVSYLNGLDSAKVIGTLKHFPGHGDVKTDTHFGYASTEKTWDEMLKCEMIPFKAGIKAGAQMIMTAHISAPKVSGEDVPATLSSVILQDKLRGELGFDGVIVTDAMDMGAITTQFSNTEAAIKAIQAGVDIVLCSREFVKVFDAVVEAVEKGKIKESRIDESVKRILELKDFKTK; from the coding sequence ATGAAATTCAAGAAATATATCACTCTCGTCTTTAGTCTTTCGTCTCTAGTCTTATTAACCGCCTGCGGTGACGATTCTTCCTCCGCGTCGAACTCCGGCGAAGAATCCTCTGCGCTCAATATCGACAAGATGACTCTTCGCGAGAAGGTGGGGCAGATGTTCTTTGTGCGCCCCGAAGCGCTAGACACAAGCATCCACTGGGAAGCGTACGCCGACTTGCCCGACTTCAAGTTGCAGCAGGTGAACAAGACTATGACAGCCGTGAACAAGGATTACCCCATCGGCGGCATGATTCTCTACGCCCACAACATCGTGGACGAAAAGCAACTCGCGGCGTTCATCAAGGAAATCAGGCGGTTGAACGGTTCGCCCCTGCTTGCGATTGACGAAGAGGGTGGCCGTGTGGCCCGCATCGCGAACAACGAGAACTTCGACGTCCCCAAATACGAAAGCATGGAGGCTATCGCCAAAAGTGGCGACCCCAATGAAGCCTACAAGGCTGCATTCACCATCGGAAGTTACGTCAAGGAATACGGATTCGATATCGACTTTGCTCCTGTTGCCGACGTGAACACCAACCCGGATAATGTCATTATCGGCCCCCGCGCATTTTCTGACGACCCGGAAACCGCCGCCGACTTCGTGGTAAGTTACCTGAATGGTCTCGACTCAGCAAAAGTTATCGGCACGCTCAAACACTTTCCCGGCCATGGCGATGTGAAGACCGATACCCACTTCGGCTATGCCTCCACCGAAAAGACCTGGGATGAAATGCTCAAGTGCGAAATGATTCCGTTCAAGGCCGGAATCAAGGCTGGAGCGCAGATGATTATGACGGCCCACATTTCGGCCCCCAAGGTCAGCGGTGAAGACGTTCCTGCGACACTTTCGTCTGTTATCTTGCAGGACAAACTCCGCGGCGAACTGGGTTTCGATGGAGTCATTGTGACGGATGCTATGGACATGGGCGCTATTACAACGCAGTTCAGCAATACAGAAGCCGCCATCAAGGCGATTCAGGCGGGCGTGGATATTGTCCTTTGTTCCAGAGAATTCGTCAAGGTATTCGATGCCGTGGTCGAGGCTGTCGAAAAAGGCAAAATCAAAGAATCCCGCATTGACGAGAGCGTCAAGCGGATTCTTGAACTCAAAGATTTTAAAACGAAATAA
- a CDS encoding FISUMP domain-containing protein, translated as MAATCALTFALAFTACDDSTSASDNGNGGNGGTNTPCTDAIQAECPATLEEGSICDNRDGKIYKVATFDTQTWMIENLNYSSCSTKGQSWCYDNNEANCAQYGRLYSWTAAMGIDSKFQKQYTTLSGTQRGICPEGFHIPSDAETDILIAYLEENNNIAEFNFQFGGKKNFAGYADLDREAYLWTADEDHSEFGGVENVRIWSYSETFSFGGGSIFKDSGLSIRCVKD; from the coding sequence ATGGCAGCTACATGCGCCCTGACTTTCGCATTGGCATTCACCGCCTGCGACGATTCCACCTCGGCCAGCGATAACGGCAATGGCGGTAACGGCGGTACAAACACGCCTTGCACCGATGCCATCCAGGCGGAGTGTCCCGCAACACTTGAAGAAGGCTCCATATGCGATAACCGCGACGGCAAGATTTACAAGGTGGCAACCTTCGATACGCAGACGTGGATGATAGAAAACCTGAACTATTCTTCTTGCAGTACCAAGGGCCAAAGCTGGTGCTACGACAACAATGAGGCGAACTGCGCGCAGTACGGTCGCCTTTACAGCTGGACCGCGGCCATGGGCATCGACAGCAAGTTCCAAAAGCAATACACTACTTTATCTGGCACGCAGCGCGGCATTTGCCCCGAAGGTTTCCATATTCCAAGCGATGCCGAAACGGATATCCTTATCGCCTATCTTGAAGAGAATAACAACATAGCCGAATTCAACTTCCAATTCGGCGGCAAGAAAAATTTCGCGGGCTACGCTGATTTAGACAGAGAGGCTTACCTCTGGACTGCTGACGAAGATCACTCCGAATTCGGAGGCGTAGAAAATGTCCGCATCTGGAGCTATTCCGAAACATTTAGCTTCGGCGGCGGTTCCATATTCAAGGATAGCGGACTATCGATCCGCTGCGTGAAGGACTAA
- a CDS encoding endo-1,4-beta-xylanase produces the protein MLKKILSVCALGASATLAAPLLTNGDLSYGDGGWYIWNNPDGPAKYDGKIGVEGLGVNGSEGVKLTVTELPNPSWGLQLQPPKWLADSAYYKLTFKAKGNVPINAIVQGGAPDWRQKESASFMLTKDWKEYSMIFLADQKGYGVNNITFHVGLAKGWLQMDDVAVEKVEGMDDMSWYNNSAARIDSLRKKELTVKAAPGAQVKVELMRHAFPFGTALALYPSKDSVETWYRKTANKYFWYGVPENQFKWPEYEPKKGKIRRDEFKQYLDYVKDYNWGFRAHALMWGIQGYGYDKHFSFKGSCKDIGEKLKARITRDMTEYKGRIKEYDVWNEVFHEPFVFNKCGWDLLDSAHIWAHKADPDARLFINEYNVVVAGETDRLYDIVKGMLDRKVPVHGIGVQCHFGDRQLNPAFIKARLDKLGSLGLPIKVTELDFGDWQKGMYFGEDEQARRYEMFLRIAFSHPAVEGIVLWGFWDNRHWVKNGGIIAADGREKPAAKLIYDLWHKVWTTNGTFKADENGIVKFRGYPGKYKVTVDGKSEMVELK, from the coding sequence ATGCTCAAAAAAATCTTGTCCGTGTGCGCCCTCGGCGCTTCTGCTACCCTGGCCGCCCCGCTCCTCACCAACGGAGACTTGTCTTACGGTGACGGCGGCTGGTACATTTGGAACAACCCCGATGGCCCCGCCAAGTACGACGGTAAAATCGGTGTCGAAGGCCTCGGCGTAAACGGCAGCGAAGGCGTAAAGCTCACGGTGACCGAACTCCCGAACCCTTCTTGGGGCCTCCAGTTGCAGCCGCCCAAGTGGCTTGCCGACTCCGCCTACTACAAGCTCACTTTTAAGGCCAAGGGCAACGTACCCATCAACGCAATTGTTCAAGGTGGCGCTCCGGACTGGCGTCAAAAAGAAAGCGCCTCGTTCATGCTGACCAAGGACTGGAAGGAATATTCCATGATCTTCCTTGCCGACCAAAAGGGCTACGGCGTCAATAACATCACCTTCCATGTGGGACTTGCCAAGGGTTGGCTCCAGATGGACGATGTTGCCGTCGAAAAAGTCGAAGGCATGGATGACATGAGCTGGTACAACAATTCCGCCGCACGCATCGACAGCTTGCGCAAAAAGGAATTGACCGTGAAGGCGGCTCCCGGCGCCCAGGTGAAGGTAGAACTCATGCGCCACGCATTCCCCTTCGGCACAGCACTCGCCCTTTACCCCAGCAAGGACAGCGTTGAAACATGGTACCGCAAGACCGCCAATAAGTACTTCTGGTACGGCGTTCCCGAAAACCAGTTCAAGTGGCCGGAATACGAACCCAAGAAGGGCAAAATCCGCCGCGACGAATTCAAGCAGTACCTCGACTACGTGAAGGACTACAACTGGGGATTCCGCGCACACGCCCTCATGTGGGGTATCCAGGGTTACGGCTACGACAAGCATTTCAGTTTCAAGGGTAGCTGCAAGGATATCGGCGAAAAGCTCAAGGCACGCATTACCCGCGACATGACAGAATACAAGGGCCGCATCAAGGAATACGACGTATGGAACGAAGTCTTCCACGAACCCTTCGTGTTCAACAAGTGCGGCTGGGATTTGCTGGATAGCGCCCACATTTGGGCCCATAAGGCAGACCCCGACGCGCGACTCTTCATCAACGAATACAACGTCGTTGTCGCCGGCGAAACCGACCGCCTCTACGACATCGTCAAAGGAATGCTTGACCGCAAGGTACCTGTACACGGAATCGGCGTGCAATGCCATTTTGGCGACCGTCAGCTGAACCCGGCCTTCATCAAGGCGCGCCTCGACAAGCTCGGCTCCCTCGGCCTCCCCATCAAGGTGACCGAACTTGACTTTGGCGACTGGCAGAAGGGCATGTACTTCGGCGAAGACGAACAGGCCCGCCGCTACGAGATGTTCCTGCGCATCGCCTTCAGCCACCCGGCTGTGGAAGGCATTGTGCTATGGGGCTTCTGGGATAACCGTCACTGGGTTAAAAATGGCGGCATCATCGCTGCCGACGGTCGCGAAAAGCCCGCCGCCAAGCTCATTTACGACTTGTGGCACAAGGTATGGACCACCAACGGAACGTTCAAGGCCGACGAAAACGGTATCGTGAAGTTCCGCGGCTACCCCGGCAAGTACAAAGTAACTGTCGACGGCAAGTCCGAAATGGTTGAGTTAAAGTAG
- a CDS encoding FISUMP domain-containing protein, translated as MRKFVIKVLFATAVALSFYGCGDGDSSSSDRIVAVIEEPKIDRCYDTYGVDADSGWSESISAGSYLEETVCDKVSERMNLMLSFYARCVSADYNKVKNRFDIEVITERGYNHLWADVKDCKYKLGTEDNYQFNYFVANSPEWTFDECYCKTEDSVAYYRNVDLSAPEGISSSSVQVSSSSQFTKSSSSSKGAKSSSSRKEDSSSSEFVLVTDEFVEIGTQEWMTRNLDIAVEGSRCYDDDPANCEKYGRIYTWAQAMAIDTKYDREELGFLITPYRGICPEGSHLPTDDEWTELNEYIEEHPEYKAYFTNQIGGAYDWKAFYRDEDVETVFWTATEYDVTGTAFGFEFAWIWAYRKDGSIARSNPHKYMGAYVRCVKGDGLVLVISSSSAAESSSSDESSSSVESSSSEDIVDDSWKDYEYPDLGRVEIGDQVWTTKNLEVPMKNSRCYADEEENCEKYGRLYTWATAMAVSTKYDREQLGEIELPYRGICPEGTHIPSQDEWLTLYNYALRNPDAIANFTNQLGGEYEYYGKYIKIGEQALFWSTTEYDVTGTSHKFEYAYLWAYRKDSSIGMDNAHKYTAAYIRCIYNN; from the coding sequence ATGAGGAAATTCGTGATAAAAGTTCTATTCGCAACGGCGGTAGCCTTGTCTTTTTATGGCTGTGGTGATGGTGATTCCAGTAGCAGTGACAGGATCGTTGCGGTTATAGAAGAGCCTAAGATTGACCGCTGCTATGATACTTATGGCGTAGATGCTGATTCCGGATGGTCTGAAAGCATTTCTGCCGGCAGTTATCTAGAAGAAACGGTGTGTGATAAAGTGTCCGAGCGCATGAACCTTATGCTTTCTTTTTATGCAAGGTGCGTTTCGGCTGACTACAACAAAGTAAAAAATCGTTTTGATATCGAAGTCATCACCGAAAGGGGCTACAATCACCTTTGGGCCGATGTCAAGGATTGCAAGTATAAATTGGGAACCGAAGACAATTACCAGTTTAACTATTTTGTCGCAAATTCTCCCGAATGGACTTTTGACGAATGCTATTGCAAAACGGAAGACAGTGTCGCGTATTACCGCAATGTAGATTTGAGTGCCCCCGAAGGAATTTCGAGTTCCTCGGTACAGGTTAGCTCTTCGTCGCAGTTTACGAAATCGTCCAGTTCGTCTAAAGGAGCAAAAAGTTCATCGTCACGTAAAGAAGATTCCAGCAGCAGCGAATTTGTCCTTGTGACCGACGAATTCGTAGAGATCGGGACCCAGGAATGGATGACCAGGAATCTGGATATTGCTGTAGAAGGAAGTCGTTGCTATGACGATGATCCTGCCAATTGCGAAAAGTATGGCCGAATCTATACTTGGGCGCAAGCTATGGCAATCGACACTAAGTACGATCGCGAAGAACTCGGGTTCCTGATTACGCCGTATCGTGGAATTTGCCCCGAAGGTTCACACTTGCCGACGGATGATGAATGGACGGAACTTAACGAATATATCGAAGAACATCCTGAATACAAGGCGTATTTTACGAACCAGATTGGCGGTGCGTATGACTGGAAGGCTTTCTATCGGGACGAAGATGTAGAAACGGTTTTCTGGACCGCTACGGAGTACGATGTGACGGGAACGGCTTTCGGGTTTGAATTCGCATGGATTTGGGCGTATCGCAAGGACGGCTCTATCGCAAGGAGTAACCCGCACAAGTATATGGGCGCATATGTTCGTTGCGTCAAGGGCGATGGACTTGTGTTGGTGATATCTTCGAGTAGCGCAGCCGAGTCTTCTTCCAGCGATGAATCTTCATCTAGTGTCGAATCTTCTTCTAGCGAAGACATTGTAGATGATTCGTGGAAGGACTACGAATATCCCGACTTGGGACGCGTAGAGATTGGTGATCAGGTATGGACCACCAAGAATTTGGAAGTTCCTATGAAGAATAGCCGCTGCTACGCAGATGAAGAAGAGAACTGCGAAAAATATGGCAGACTGTATACTTGGGCGACGGCGATGGCGGTGAGTACGAAGTATGACCGCGAACAGTTGGGCGAAATTGAGTTGCCGTATCGTGGAATTTGCCCGGAAGGAACGCATATTCCGAGTCAAGATGAATGGCTTACCCTTTATAATTATGCTTTGAGGAACCCCGATGCAATCGCTAACTTTACAAATCAGCTTGGGGGTGAATACGAATATTACGGCAAGTATATCAAGATTGGAGAACAAGCGCTTTTCTGGAGTACGACGGAATACGATGTGACCGGTACGTCGCACAAATTTGAATATGCGTACCTTTGGGCCTACCGTAAGGATTCGTCCATAGGTATGGATAATGCACACAAATATACCGCAGCCTATATTCGCTGCATTTACAACAACTAG
- a CDS encoding phosphomannomutase, which yields MSISMQEVMKQSGVAFGTSGARGLVTAMTDRVCYVYARSFIKYCEASYKCDHTIAIAGDLRPSTERILKALVKAGEDSSWKVIYCGRIPSPAIALYGIDKALPTIMVTGSHIPADRNGIKFNHPQGEITKKDEQGIVSQSVDFDESIFDAKGMLKNAPALPAVETEAEENYCKRYPEFFGTKALQGLTIGVYQHSAVGRDIVVKVLESLGATVKPFARSETFIPVDTEAIRKEDEDLAREFAHKDFVDAIFSTDGDSDRPLLADDVGMWLRGDVLGILAAQALGIKRIATPVSCNTSLEKCGSFEKICRTRIGSPYVIAGMESLVDANDASVSVAGYEANGGFLLQTNLTRSFEDGGTRTLPALPTRDALLPMIAVMVMVREQKMCVVDLLKKLPKRFTVSDRLKEFPTEVSKAKLAEIREKKLGAKLFGSLTAKPSKFKPKDGPAPKPFHGEVVSIDETDGYRMEFDSGDIVHLRPSGNAPEFRCYVETEAKDRSAELLAGCMKIMESWR from the coding sequence ATGAGCATTTCGATGCAAGAAGTAATGAAACAGTCCGGCGTGGCATTCGGTACAAGCGGTGCCCGCGGCCTGGTGACGGCAATGACGGACCGCGTGTGCTATGTGTACGCGCGCTCGTTCATCAAGTACTGCGAGGCTAGCTACAAGTGCGATCACACGATTGCGATTGCAGGTGACTTGCGTCCGAGTACCGAACGCATCTTGAAGGCCTTGGTGAAGGCTGGCGAAGATTCTTCTTGGAAGGTGATTTACTGCGGACGCATTCCGAGCCCGGCAATCGCATTGTACGGTATCGACAAGGCGCTCCCGACCATCATGGTGACGGGTAGCCACATTCCGGCCGACCGTAACGGTATCAAGTTCAACCACCCGCAGGGCGAAATCACCAAGAAAGACGAACAGGGAATTGTTTCGCAGTCGGTGGATTTCGACGAGTCGATTTTCGATGCGAAGGGCATGCTCAAGAATGCCCCCGCGCTCCCGGCTGTCGAAACGGAAGCCGAAGAAAATTATTGCAAGCGCTATCCGGAATTTTTCGGTACTAAAGCTTTGCAAGGCCTCACGATTGGCGTGTACCAGCATTCCGCCGTGGGCCGCGACATCGTGGTGAAGGTGCTCGAAAGCTTGGGCGCGACCGTCAAGCCTTTTGCCCGCAGCGAAACCTTTATTCCGGTCGATACCGAAGCGATCCGTAAAGAAGACGAGGACTTGGCCCGCGAATTTGCGCACAAGGATTTCGTAGATGCCATCTTCAGTACCGATGGCGATAGCGACCGCCCGCTTTTGGCAGACGATGTAGGCATGTGGCTGCGTGGCGACGTGCTGGGCATCCTGGCTGCCCAGGCGCTAGGTATCAAGCGCATTGCAACTCCGGTGAGTTGCAACACGTCGCTCGAAAAATGCGGCTCTTTCGAGAAGATTTGCCGCACGCGAATCGGAAGCCCGTACGTGATTGCCGGCATGGAAAGCCTGGTCGATGCAAACGACGCAAGTGTCTCTGTTGCAGGCTACGAGGCAAATGGCGGATTCCTGCTGCAGACAAACCTCACGCGCAGTTTCGAAGACGGTGGCACTCGCACGCTTCCGGCTCTCCCGACTCGCGACGCGCTTCTCCCGATGATTGCCGTGATGGTGATGGTTCGCGAACAGAAAATGTGCGTGGTCGATTTGCTCAAGAAGCTTCCGAAGCGCTTTACGGTGAGTGACCGCCTCAAAGAATTCCCGACCGAAGTGTCGAAGGCAAAGCTCGCTGAAATCCGCGAAAAGAAACTCGGCGCAAAACTCTTTGGTTCGCTTACTGCAAAGCCTTCCAAGTTCAAGCCTAAGGATGGCCCGGCCCCGAAGCCGTTCCACGGCGAAGTCGTCTCGATTGATGAAACCGACGGCTACCGCATGGAATTCGATTCCGGCGATATCGTGCACCTGCGCCCGAGCGGCAACGCTCCGGAATTTCGCTGCTACGTGGAAACCGAAGCCAAGGACCGCTCCGCCGAATTGCTCGCCGGCTGCATGAAGATTATGGAATCCTGGCGCTAG
- the murJ gene encoding murein biosynthesis integral membrane protein MurJ produces MNKAAIIVAVSMLLSRVLGIFREMLLAHAAGVSLEKNALDLAFMIPDILNHVVSTGFLSIIFIPIFTGYKVAGDEKGSWKFFSNVLNTFGIALLILVVPAFIWMKELLQLLTVEGATPELIERAAYYGRIILPGQVFIFVGSILVAVQHTRKQFLIPSLTGLIYNVAIVGGGALGLALEKFTGTEYGLEGFAWGVPVGAFIGFFALQILGARRGGVHYELLVQPTHPDIVRYFKMMLPMSLGVGSMFGLEFIIRSFGANFGTSGISSLNYAYRVMYTLVAVFGFSVSVTSYPDMARLVKEGDFGQLNRKIWKSLSRMFCILIPAVVAVWALSFPAVRILFERGAFQRETTEAISEILRWYLPVSLGLCLQAVLVRSFYACERMWVPTLLNTGIFAATIPAYILLGAPEVGLGIKSVPIIGATGALLQVISMIFMWAKKNGTDGMKDALLNMARALVAFGIMIAAAVGLDRVSGTFVREANFVVLVVYACAAGILLFTLTLIIQRYLGSKDAKDILNELLGKIMRKLHLAR; encoded by the coding sequence ATGAATAAAGCCGCTATTATCGTTGCCGTTTCGATGCTTTTGAGCCGCGTGCTCGGAATTTTCCGCGAAATGCTTTTGGCGCATGCCGCGGGCGTGTCGCTTGAAAAGAACGCTCTTGACCTTGCGTTCATGATTCCGGACATTTTGAATCACGTGGTGAGCACCGGATTTTTGTCGATTATCTTTATCCCGATTTTTACGGGCTACAAGGTGGCCGGCGACGAGAAGGGCAGTTGGAAGTTCTTTAGCAACGTGTTGAATACTTTCGGGATTGCGCTCTTGATTTTGGTGGTGCCCGCGTTCATTTGGATGAAGGAACTTTTGCAACTCTTGACGGTCGAGGGAGCCACGCCGGAACTGATCGAGCGCGCCGCTTACTATGGCCGCATCATTTTGCCGGGACAGGTTTTCATTTTTGTCGGGAGCATTTTGGTCGCGGTGCAGCACACCCGCAAGCAGTTCTTGATTCCGTCGCTGACGGGCCTGATTTACAACGTGGCGATTGTGGGCGGTGGCGCTTTAGGGCTTGCGCTCGAAAAGTTCACCGGCACGGAATACGGCCTGGAAGGATTCGCCTGGGGCGTGCCGGTCGGCGCCTTTATCGGGTTCTTTGCCTTGCAGATTTTAGGCGCCCGGCGTGGCGGCGTGCATTATGAACTCTTGGTGCAGCCGACTCACCCCGATATCGTTCGCTATTTCAAGATGATGCTCCCGATGTCGCTTGGTGTGGGCTCCATGTTCGGTCTTGAATTTATTATCCGTAGTTTTGGCGCAAACTTCGGTACCAGCGGCATTTCAAGCTTGAACTATGCTTACCGCGTGATGTACACGCTGGTGGCCGTCTTTGGATTCTCGGTGAGTGTCACAAGCTACCCTGATATGGCCCGCCTCGTAAAAGAAGGCGATTTTGGCCAGCTGAACCGCAAAATCTGGAAGAGCCTTTCACGCATGTTCTGCATCTTGATTCCGGCCGTGGTTGCCGTGTGGGCATTGAGCTTCCCCGCTGTTCGCATTCTCTTTGAACGCGGAGCCTTCCAGCGTGAAACCACCGAAGCAATTTCTGAAATTTTGCGCTGGTACCTGCCCGTGAGCCTTGGCCTTTGCCTGCAAGCGGTGCTCGTGCGTAGTTTTTATGCCTGCGAACGCATGTGGGTCCCGACCCTTTTGAATACGGGCATTTTTGCCGCAACCATTCCCGCTTACATTCTGCTCGGCGCACCTGAAGTGGGACTCGGCATCAAGAGCGTGCCGATTATCGGCGCTACCGGCGCCTTGCTGCAGGTGATTTCGATGATCTTTATGTGGGCCAAGAAAAACGGCACCGACGGCATGAAAGACGCTCTCTTGAACATGGCGCGCGCACTCGTTGCCTTCGGTATCATGATTGCAGCCGCTGTCGGGCTTGACCGCGTCTCGGGCACATTCGTACGCGAAGCAAACTTCGTGGTACTCGTGGTTTACGCGTGCGCTGCAGGCATTTTGCTCTTCACGCTCACGCTGATTATCCAGCGTTACCTCGGAAGCAAAGATGCCAAGGATATTCTCAACGAACTCCTTGGCAAAATAATGAGGAAATTACATTTGGCGAGATAA
- a CDS encoding sialate O-acetylesterase yields the protein MKIRRTLIAQVLSIVLWLSVTVCFAQNPNLHIYLAFGQSNMSGVAPITKEDFIHNPRFLVLRSVNLSSQKMGKFYMATPPLGNSGAGIGPLDFFGRAMAESLPDSIRVAVVNVSIGGQSIDLFDKDRYQEYLKRSLKEGDSWWEPYLKEYGGNLYQRLVDLGKIAKRQGVIKGILFHQGEADALREDWPTRVRKVYRDLMADLKLDSTKVPFLMGEFVTSEMGGQMGWRNPTVERTVEMIPNAHLISAKGCPGLNENGIYLHFTREGYEMLGRRYADTMLKLLGEYSEPRKGLSFNEYISMQQTGRHFSIFGAPANARIKLFDLQGNVLGVLVGKGGELPPNACGRTIAVVESRRRILARFVFDVD from the coding sequence ATGAAGATAAGAAGGACTTTAATTGCTCAAGTGCTAAGTATCGTACTGTGGCTGTCGGTCACAGTGTGTTTTGCGCAAAATCCGAATCTTCATATCTATTTGGCCTTCGGTCAATCTAACATGTCCGGAGTCGCTCCTATTACAAAAGAGGACTTCATTCACAATCCTCGTTTCCTTGTCTTGCGGTCTGTAAACCTTTCTTCTCAAAAGATGGGTAAGTTTTATATGGCGACACCGCCCTTGGGAAATTCCGGAGCCGGAATAGGACCTCTTGATTTCTTCGGACGTGCGATGGCTGAATCTTTGCCGGACAGCATTAGGGTGGCTGTGGTCAATGTTTCTATTGGTGGGCAAAGCATAGACTTGTTTGACAAGGACCGTTATCAGGAATACCTCAAGAGGTCTCTTAAGGAAGGCGACTCTTGGTGGGAACCGTACTTGAAGGAATATGGCGGAAACCTGTATCAGCGATTGGTGGATTTGGGAAAGATTGCAAAGCGTCAAGGCGTCATCAAGGGAATCCTTTTTCACCAAGGTGAAGCCGACGCCCTTAGGGAAGACTGGCCGACCCGAGTCCGGAAGGTGTACCGCGATCTTATGGCGGACCTGAAACTCGATTCGACAAAGGTGCCTTTTCTCATGGGTGAATTCGTGACATCAGAAATGGGCGGTCAAATGGGTTGGCGAAACCCGACGGTGGAACGTACGGTAGAAATGATTCCGAATGCGCACTTGATTTCGGCTAAAGGTTGCCCCGGCCTGAACGAAAACGGAATCTATCTGCACTTTACGCGCGAAGGTTACGAAATGTTGGGAAGGCGTTATGCAGACACGATGCTCAAGCTGCTAGGCGAGTATAGCGAACCCCGCAAAGGTTTGTCCTTCAACGAGTATATATCCATGCAACAGACCGGTAGGCATTTCTCCATTTTTGGTGCACCTGCCAATGCTCGAATCAAGCTATTCGATCTGCAAGGAAACGTACTTGGCGTACTAGTCGGCAAAGGCGGGGAACTCCCGCCCAACGCCTGTGGCCGCACCATAGCCGTGGTGGAATCTCGCAGGCGTATATTAGCTCGCTTTGTCTTTGACGTGGATTAA